The Acidobacteriaceae bacterium nucleotide sequence CACACGGTTGAGGCTACGGCTTGAACTGGTTTCACCTGTCAGATACGACGCGTAATGTGCTGCTTGCGGTGGACGGTGTTATTGCTGCGGCCTGGGTGCATCGTGCGGCCAATATTATCTGGCATATCGGTGAGGTCGCGGATCTGACGACTCCTGACTGGGAGATTGGACCGGCGCTGCAGCCGAGCCTTGCTGTGATTGTTCCCGCCAAGGATGAGGGCGAAAATCTGCGAGCGACGCTGGAGTCGCTGCGGATGCAGGAGTACCCGTATCTGCGCGTGGTGGTGGTGGATGATCGCTCGACTGACGCCACCGGCGCGATTGCCGATGAGTTTGCAGAGCGCTGGCCGCAGCGTTTCGTCGCTGTCCACATTACGGAGTTGCCCGAGGGGTGGCTTGGCAAGACATGGGCGCTCGAGGTCGGAATGCAGTACTGCCGGGACGTGGAGTACGTGCTGTGTACGGACGCCGACATCCTCTTTTCGCCGTCGATTCTGTGGCGTGCGCTCGCATATGCGGAGGCTTCGCAGGCCGACCACCTGGTAGTGCTTCCTACGCCCATGCTGAAGGGCTGGGGCGAGGGTGTTGTGCTGGGGTTGTTCCAGGTGCTGGGCATGTGGGCCGTGCGGCCGTGGATGGTGGCTGATCCACGATCGAGCCGCGATGTAGCAGGCGTTGGCGCGTTCAACCTGATGCGGCGAACGTCGTTTGAAGAGCTGGGCGGATGGCTGCCACAGCGCATGGTGGTGCTGGAAGATATTACGGTTGGACGACGTTTCAAAGCGGCGGGAATGCGGCAGCGAATGGCGTTTGCGCCGACGCTAGTGCTGGTGCATTGGGCTAGTGGCATGAGCGGCGTGGTGAAGGTGATGACGAAAAACCTCTTCTCCGGCGTGAACTTTCGGCCGACCCTGCTGCTATTTGGCTGCGCGTGGATCGGGCTCTTCTTCCTGGCGCCGATTGCGGGGCTTTTCTGGTGGCCTACGCTGCTGCCGAGTCTGCTCGTTATGGCAGCGATAGCTTCGACGTACCAGGTACTCGCGCCGCTGAGCCGCATCGATGCGAAGTATGGGTGGAGCTATCCGCTGGGTGCGTTGGCTATGATGTGGGCGATGTTGCGCTCGATGGCTGTAACGGTTGTGCGTAGTGGCGTGGTGTGGCGCGGTACGTTCTATCCGTTGAGCGATCTGCGCGCGCAGAACAGCCCGTTTCGCTGGGCAAGGGAGGCTGCGGAGATGCACGATCGTGTGCGGCGGGAGAAGCCTTCGGGTTTACGGCGATGGGTGGATGGGATGAAGAAGCCGCGACGGTAGGAGCTACGCCTCAATGCCGAAGGATTTGTGATGCGAGCAAAGCGAAGGGGCCTCCGGTTGGAGGCCCCTTCGCTTTACATAGGCTTGCTTAGACTTCGACAAGCTGGTTGCCGTAGCGCTTCTGGACGTACTCATCGAGGATGACCTGGAACTCTTCGACGATGTGGTCGCCCTTGAGCGTCATCGCGAGCTTGCCGTCGATGTAGACCGGGGCCTTGGGCTCTTCGAAGGTGCCGGGCAGTGAGATGCCGATGTTGGCGTGCTTCGACTCGCCGGGGCCGTTGACGATGCAACCCATGACTGCGAGCTTCATCTCTTCGACGCCGGGGTAGAGCTTCTTCCATTCGGGCATCGATTCGGTCAGGTAGTTCTGAATGCGAAGCGCGAGTTCCTGGAAGTAGGTCGAGGTGGTGCGGCCGCAACCGGGGCAGCTTGTGACCTGCGGCATGAAGCTGCGGATCGCAAGCGATTGCAGAATCTGCTGTGCGCAGCGGACTTCCTCGGTGCGGGGAGCGCCGGGTTCCGGCGTCAGCGAGACGCGGATGGTGTCGCCGATGCCTGCGAGCAGCAGGGGCGAAAGACCGGCGGTCGAGGTGACGATGCCCTTCATGCCCATGCCTGCTTCGGTAAGGCCGAGGTGGATGGCGTGGTCTGTACGGCTGGCGAGCTCAGTGTTGACGTCGATCAGATCGCGGACGTTGGAGACCTTCGCCGAGAGGATGATCTGATCGCGACGGAGGCCGTAGCGTTCTGCCGCGGCTGCGTTGTCGAGTGCGGAGACGACCATGGCTTCCATCATGACGTCGCGGGTGTCGCGCGGAGTTGCGGACTTCGAGTTCGCATCCATCATCTTGGTGAGCAGAGCCTGGTCGAGCGAGCCCCAGTTGACGCCGATACGTACAGGCTTCTGGTACTCGACGGCGCACTCCACCATGGTGCGGAAGTTGTCATCGTCCTTGCGGCCAATCGAGACGTTGCCGGGGTTGATGCGGTACTTTGAGAGCGCGCGGGCGCAGTCGGGGAACTTGCGGAGCAGGATGTGGCCGTTGTAGTGGAAGTCGCCGACGATGGGCGTTTCCCAACCCTTGGCACGGAGGCCTTCCACGATGTGCGGGACGGCCTGTGCGGCCTCCTCGTTGTTCACCGTGATGCGGACGATCTCAGAACCGGCACGGGCCAGAGCTGCAACCTGTTGTACGGTGCTTTCGATGTCGGCGGTGTCGGTATTGGTCATCGACTGCACGACGACGGGGGCGTCGGAACCGACGCGGACTCCGCCAATGTTGACGGTCACGGATTTACGGCGAAAGGTGGGAGGCATAGCACCTGTAAGTTTACCAGTTTGCCAAGGTGTGAGAGCTCCCGATGCGTACTCCGCTCGTGTGCGGAGAGATACCTGCCGTTTTCGCCTAAATTTTGCCGTGCTCAATGTGTCGCCTGAAGGCTATACTCCGATTCCCAATTTGGGGCGGACGGTACACGATGCGTAATAAAGCTATCTTTCGTAATTCGATCTTGCTGTCTGTCCTTGCTCTTGTTCTACCGTTGGCTCTTTGTGTCTATCGGGCCGTTCAGCGGGGGAAGCTTGATGCCGTTGCGACGTTAAACGGCGTCACGGATGAAATGGCCCGGCGATCCGCAGAGACGAGGGAACAGATTGCCTCGGCGCTGGAAGACCTGCAGAGTAATCCGGGTGGTGCACCCTGCTCGGCGGGGAACCTGGAGCGAATGCGGCTTGTCGCTGCGGTGAAGGATTATCTCGGTGGTCTGGGATATGTGAAGGGGGACACGATGCTGTGTTCGTCCCTCACGGGAGGCGGGGTGCCGGTTCCTCTGGGGCTTCCGTCTGAGGTTCGCCCGTCTGGCTTCCGTAGCTGGGACCAGAAAGCTTTGCCAGGTATTCCGAGGCAGAAGTTCAACTTGATTGGAGAACCCGGGCAGGAGAATGTTGCGATTACGGTGCCGGAGTTGATTGTGGATGTCCCCTTAGCTGTGAAGGGTATGTCCCTGGTGCAGATGACTGCGGACGGCAGGTTGAAGCGCGCACGGGGGCCATATAGCGAGACATGGCTGACGAGAACGTTAGCAGGGCAGGAATCGTTTGTTGACAGCGGGAAGCTGGTCGTAGCGCGTTTTGAAAAGTCGTCTGGTCTGGTGATGTTTGCGGCTATGTCTGTGAACGAAGTTCATCGCTTTGCCTGGCAGGCGTTCTGGCGTTATCTGCCTGTCGCTTTGGCAGTGGCCGCACTGCTGCTCGTGATGATCTGGACGGTTGCACGAGAGTTGCTCTCCTTGCGGTTTCAGATCAAGGCAGCTCTGCGTGACCGCGAATTCTTCCTGCAGTACCAACCGGTGATGGATTTGAGTGCGGGCAGATGTGTGGGGGCGGAGGCTCTGATTCGTTGGAAGCGCCGTGATGGCAGCATGGTGAGCCCTTTGGTCTTCATCCCGGTTGCGGAGCAGCATGGACTGATCGAACAGGTGACGGCGCAGGTGATGGAGATGGTGGCGACCGATGCTGCGCAGCTTATTCGTGATCATCCGGAGATGCACATTGCGATCAACTTCTCCCCGGATGATCTTCATTCGAAGGAGATTGAGGACCGCCTGCAAAGGCTGATCCACGATGTTGGGGCGTCCAACAACATCGTGATTGAAGCCACGGAGCGCGGCTTGCTGTTTCCAGAGAAGGTGACGGAGACGCTGGTTTCGGTGAGGGCTAAAGGCTTCCGGGTTGGCATCGATGACTTCGGTACGGGCAACTCCAGTCTTTCGTACCTGGGGACATACGATCTGGATTTCTTGAAGATCGACAAGATGTTTGTGGACGCGCTGGGCAAGAATGAACCGACCAGTCAGGTCGCGTTCCACATTATTGGACTGGCGCATTCACTGGGTTTGAAGATCGTCGCGGAAGGCGTGGAAACGAAGGAGCAGCGCGACATTCTGCGCGAAGCCGGGGTGCAGTACGCGCAAGGCTGGATCTTCGCAAAACCGATGCTGATGCACGATCTGGCGGCGTTTACGCGTTTGCAGAATGCGTAAACGCTTACCTGGCTGCGAGCAGCGCAAGTCCCTGAGCCACGGAGGTCAACTCGCCGCCGGACTGTACGCGCGATTCGCCGAAGCGTGAGGTGAAAATGCGGCGGACGGCGGGAACGAGCGAGGTTCCGCCGGTGAGGAAGACGCGGTCCACAGACTCTGGGGCGATGGTCGTTTTGGTGAAGAGCTCGTCGAGCGTAGCGGCCATGCGCTCCAACTCCGGGGCGATCCAGCCTTCGAAGGTGGCTCTGGCGACTGGTTCGCGAAGCTGCACGGCATCGGTGTCGAGCACAAACTCTGCTTCGGCTTGGGTCGTGAGCGCGACCTTCAAACGGCGCACGGAGCGATGGAGTTGGAAGCCGAGGTCGTGGCCGATGACCGCGGATAGCGCAGCGATCTTTTCGGGCTCCAGCGCGCGGCGCTGGGTGTTGCGTAGCAGGTTCGTGACGGCATGCGTCTTCAGGAAGGAGAGCGTATGCCAGCGTTCGAGGTTTGCGTAGACCCAGGCGGGAAGAGCAGGAAGCTCTTTGCCGAGCTCGCGGGTGAGTGACTCTGAGCCCAGCGCTGGAGCGATGAGGTAGCGGACGATGCGGGCGTCGAAGGCGTCGCCGGCGAGGCCAAGGCCGGTGGAGCCGAGTACTTCGGGCTGGCCTTCGCGGATGCGGAGCAGGGAAAAGTCAGTGGTGCCGCCGCCGAAGTCGCCGATGAGTAGCAGGCCATCCTGCGGGGCGTTTTGTTCTGCGGCAAAGGCCGCAGCGACGGGTTCCATGGCGAAGTCGACGTTCTGAAAGCCCGCGAGCAGCAGGGCTGCGCGGAGGCGCTCTTCGGCAAAGCTGTTGTCGGAGTCGCTGTTGGCCCCGACGAACTCTACCGGGCGTCCGACGACGGCGCTGGTGATCTCGGCGCCGAGCGAATCGCTGGCCTGTTGACGGAGGTCGCTGA carries:
- a CDS encoding glycosyltransferase family 2 protein, with product MNWFHLSDTTRNVLLAVDGVIAAAWVHRAANIIWHIGEVADLTTPDWEIGPALQPSLAVIVPAKDEGENLRATLESLRMQEYPYLRVVVVDDRSTDATGAIADEFAERWPQRFVAVHITELPEGWLGKTWALEVGMQYCRDVEYVLCTDADILFSPSILWRALAYAEASQADHLVVLPTPMLKGWGEGVVLGLFQVLGMWAVRPWMVADPRSSRDVAGVGAFNLMRRTSFEELGGWLPQRMVVLEDITVGRRFKAAGMRQRMAFAPTLVLVHWASGMSGVVKVMTKNLFSGVNFRPTLLLFGCAWIGLFFLAPIAGLFWWPTLLPSLLVMAAIASTYQVLAPLSRIDAKYGWSYPLGALAMMWAMLRSMAVTVVRSGVVWRGTFYPLSDLRAQNSPFRWAREAAEMHDRVRREKPSGLRRWVDGMKKPRR
- a CDS encoding EAL domain-containing protein produces the protein MARRSAETREQIASALEDLQSNPGGAPCSAGNLERMRLVAAVKDYLGGLGYVKGDTMLCSSLTGGGVPVPLGLPSEVRPSGFRSWDQKALPGIPRQKFNLIGEPGQENVAITVPELIVDVPLAVKGMSLVQMTADGRLKRARGPYSETWLTRTLAGQESFVDSGKLVVARFEKSSGLVMFAAMSVNEVHRFAWQAFWRYLPVALAVAALLLVMIWTVARELLSLRFQIKAALRDREFFLQYQPVMDLSAGRCVGAEALIRWKRRDGSMVSPLVFIPVAEQHGLIEQVTAQVMEMVATDAAQLIRDHPEMHIAINFSPDDLHSKEIEDRLQRLIHDVGASNNIVIEATERGLLFPEKVTETLVSVRAKGFRVGIDDFGTGNSSLSYLGTYDLDFLKIDKMFVDALGKNEPTSQVAFHIIGLAHSLGLKIVAEGVETKEQRDILREAGVQYAQGWIFAKPMLMHDLAAFTRLQNA
- the ispG gene encoding flavodoxin-dependent (E)-4-hydroxy-3-methylbut-2-enyl-diphosphate synthase, which produces MPPTFRRKSVTVNIGGVRVGSDAPVVVQSMTNTDTADIESTVQQVAALARAGSEIVRITVNNEEAAQAVPHIVEGLRAKGWETPIVGDFHYNGHILLRKFPDCARALSKYRINPGNVSIGRKDDDNFRTMVECAVEYQKPVRIGVNWGSLDQALLTKMMDANSKSATPRDTRDVMMEAMVVSALDNAAAAERYGLRRDQIILSAKVSNVRDLIDVNTELASRTDHAIHLGLTEAGMGMKGIVTSTAGLSPLLLAGIGDTIRVSLTPEPGAPRTEEVRCAQQILQSLAIRSFMPQVTSCPGCGRTTSTYFQELALRIQNYLTESMPEWKKLYPGVEEMKLAVMGCIVNGPGESKHANIGISLPGTFEEPKAPVYIDGKLAMTLKGDHIVEEFQVILDEYVQKRYGNQLVEV
- a CDS encoding Hsp70 family protein is translated as MASDLRVGIDFGTTNSAIAYTQGDGSVALVPFGNGELTSRSVLLALQQRSLPGRPVSIFTGNEAIEQYLATGSDPDLEDARRFIQSLKSHLSARSLTGTEIFGRQYRFEDLIAKILSDLRQQASDSLGAEITSAVVGRPVEFVGANSDSDNSFAEERLRAALLLAGFQNVDFAMEPVAAAFAAEQNAPQDGLLLIGDFGGGTTDFSLLRIREGQPEVLGSTGLGLAGDAFDARIVRYLIAPALGSESLTRELGKELPALPAWVYANLERWHTLSFLKTHAVTNLLRNTQRRALEPEKIAALSAVIGHDLGFQLHRSVRRLKVALTTQAEAEFVLDTDAVQLREPVARATFEGWIAPELERMAATLDELFTKTTIAPESVDRVFLTGGTSLVPAVRRIFTSRFGESRVQSGGELTSVAQGLALLAAR